tccaatctcctGCCTGGTTAATCGGCGGGCTGAGTActattattgctttaatctattttagcttgaagtagtagtagttctcaATCAAATCCTTGCGAGTTCATCTATTTGAGCTGCTGGCATGATTCCAGTCGACtagattctgtctcggttcggtccgatcaatctggttgaACAGGTTCATGTTATCAGATTAGATTGGATGCTCGTGAGGATTTATCgttggagttctagccagcattatcttaagtGATATGCTGATTCATTTATTAGGTTCACcaatcttcatatttctatgattatatcgTATTggattgcatactgtctcgattaggtctaatctatgtatgtttggtgcGATCTGCTTATAGAACTTTGTCAGATTGGCTAGGATTAATGAGTGAGTTGATAGATTACGTCGGCTTGCTATCTTGTTACCCGAATGCTACAATGATTAGTTGGTTTCACATATGATTATGTTTAGGtatgtactgtctcgattgggtttgatcttctagatctagcgtatgcatatatgtagttaagtcttattgttttatgctagtaattggtatggtattttgatttatatttgattccACACTTAGTCTCCTATCGGCTGTCGGATTTACGTACGATAAGTGCTAAATTGGTCCGAtaggctgattaatcttaagactatctcggttgggtccgatcttttaagattaattggttggttAGTCTGTTTGGCGTTTATCCGGCTTCTGGTTCAGCCGATTGAGCACATTTACATATGCTATTATGAAAATCCTGTAAATCCGATCGTCTAgtccatcggctagggtcctgggacggCATCGGCCACCCGGCCGATAGCGGTTTCGGGGttaactatttttcatgttatatcttgttagttacatgatcaaactgactggcacgcccaacatttctaagaattaggtcctgcactggagtggaCTAAGATTAACTCACAGGCCTATGTGTGTGACCGTTGTTAccattttcagcgtcaacaacTTTTTACAAGTACTGATCCAGGAATGAGTGAGATAGGATGATCCAACTCTCTATGGGAAGGCAACTGAGatacaaactaaaaaattaaagaatattTGGATAACACTTGTTGAATCTCCTAAGGCACTTCAGAAGGAATGCTCACAGGTGAAATAGCCTCAATAACAGCCATAGCCCAAATATCATTGCCACTATGCCATTTTGTAATTTGTTCAGTTGTGGCAGCTGCCACCATCGGTTGATCTTGGGGAGTCGTACCATGTAATTTAATCTGCTTGCCCTTATACTCAAAGGAGATAGACTTGTTAACCCAATCACAATTCATAGGACTGAACTGAACCAATCAATCCATACCAAGCACAACATCATAATCTCCCAATCCAACACTCTCGTTGCAGTAGAGAAAGTATAAGCTTGTACCCACCATTCCAATGCAGAAATTTGGGTAGAACATGTTAAGGTATCACCATTTGCTACTTTGAGTGTGGAGGGTGTTAAAGGCATAGGTGACAATTGTAATATATTGCAAAGATCAGAGTTAATAAAACTGCGAGTGCTTCCTGAATCCACCAAAATAAGAATAACTTGATTGCCAACCAATGCTCTCAATTGAATTGTGTTAACTGGACTGCTACCTGCTATTGCATTCAAGGATAAGTGCATGTCCTCTTCACTTATATCTAGTTTAGTAACCATATTTAGCACCTCATCTGACAACACATCAGTTGTCTCAGTACACTCCATAGCCTTTATCTGACTTCCTTctattttagtgtaaatatgcGTTAGGTTGTACTTTTCAACACACTTAAAACAAAGCCCTTGTGCCCTTCTATACTCCTTAAGTTGTTATGCTTTCCACAACTCTCCAGGGCCCAATTTCTCCTTCTCATACCCCTTGACAATCGACTTATGGCTCCATCTTTTGCATTTCTCCATGCCTTCATGAGCCAATACAATTTGGTAAGCCTGTGCCACTGAATTGGGTTGTTGAGCTTGTACAAAGGCTCTAAGTTCATCCTTCAACCCCATGACAAAATGGGCCACCAAAAAATAATCCTCCTACGGATGTATCATACAACCTTATGTGGTAAACAAGATGAGCATACTTACTTTTATAATCAGTAATTGTCCTAGTCTGAGTCAATAATAAGAGCTCATCCATTTTCGTGTGTTGTTTGTTAGCCTCAAACTCAAGTAACGATGCCTCCCGCAAATGATCCCAAGAGTGATACCCATTCTCTTGCTTTCATGCTTGGTACCAGTGTGCGGCGTCACCAGTCATGTTTAACATAGCAGTTGATACCTTGAAACCTTCCACAATCTGGTACAACTCAAAGTATGTCTCACATTGATCCACCCAAACACTCATATCAGGCCCATCAAATTTAGGGAAATCCATTCTCGGTGCCCAGGGACGCTTCTGCCTCATGTTGGCATTCTCTCGAACACTTGGCATGGGGGCAGGAAAAGTTACCTGGGGCAACATTGATTGATGTTGTGCACCTATCGATGTTCTCTCGCCAGAGTGCCCTCCAACCCGTGGTGGAATCAACAGCGGTGGCAACGTTGGTGCCGATTTCAGGGCTTTCGCCATATGTACTTGCTCTTGCTGCACTTGCCCAAGTGATGTCTTGGATAAATCGATCTTGGCCTGCACCAAATCCAGATGCTCTCCATACTTGTCAAGTTTCTCATCCACTTTGTTCAACTACTCGCTAATCACCTCCATTGCCTCCATCTTCATGGTCAGGACTTCAGCACCTCCGTCAACCTCTCCTCCATCTGCTCCATGGCCGACACCACTTGCCTCACTTGCACACCTTACTTAGATGGGGCCATGGTGCTTCCTCCTCCAAACCCAATCGAACCAAACGATGGATTTATAGCAGTTCAACCAAAAGGGGAACCCTAATCAGGCTATAAGAATGTTACCGACCGAGCTGAGAGATTGCGAGGTAACAACACACGGATCGAATGCCTTTGATACCAATTTGTTATAGCCCAAGCGCTGGTGAGATCGTTGCTACCGCTCACCGTTGCTGGGCTGAACAGAGGGGAATAGAACttagggaagaagaagaaggaaacAGACGAAGCTTAGttcaattttctcttttctatcCAATACAGTGACCACATCATAATATTTAATCCCCACACACACTTGGCCTTTGGCCCAATATAACACACAGAGCCTACAGCTTGTCTACTACGTCTTCCATTGTTGAACACGTCTTTGTACTTGCTGCCTTTACTGCTTCCCGTGTATACTTCTGGAAATAGAGTATTGCTCTGCTTTTGCTGCCACGCCTTCAGGTGTGACACCACTATGTGGGTGGGAGTGGGGTTGTCATGAGCTAGCCTGCTAGGCCAGCCACCGGAGTGAAGATGcagacgacgacgcggtcctACCCATCCTGGAATTTCCACATTAACATGTTTTCGCCAGTGGTTTATTAGGATTTGTACTCACTTTCTTTCAACTCTTTTCAACTGTGTAACGAAACCGGATCCTCTGCATTAGAGAagctttatatgtatatttattgaACACAATATTATATCCATTTTCTAGTTGTATGATAGTTAATTCACTCATTTGTACCCTTAATAATTACCACAAATTATTCATATGTTCAGCATTCTATTACATTCAGGCATTCAGCACAaaagatatttattttctatatacacTTTCTAGTGTATAATCTTTATAGATACAACTTTGTAAGATGGTATTTCAAAACAGTTATTTTTCCTATTAGataatctatatattaaatttgttcctatgtaaattttctatatataaatacttgatgtacaaaacaaaactttatacatattataTCTTAAACTTTCTGAGCATATAGAGATGTTTGCATGGattaaaactttatacatattataTCTTAAACTTTCTGAGCATATAGAGATGTTTGCATGGATTAACAGAGGCATGAACGTTCCCTTGTCAGCGTCAGACTAACCCCGCTTGCCAATGTATCGTTGGCAATCCGATTGCCCACTGGAGGCCTATGCCAAACATTCCTAGGCAACCATCCAATGACCAACGGGTTGCTGATTTTGCAGGTTTTTAGAACTAGGCCctgtttttgcaatttttcatgaaattatcaaaattattaaaaaaaccaagtATGAAAATTAAGCATTACGCAGGGCTTCATGAAACGCACAGCGAATAAATGCTCGTTTGCCAGTCCAAACGTTGGCCTTTTCAACGCAAAGATAATCAGCTCATCCTGGATCCATGTCCAATGGAAGAAAAGTATCAGCTGAATTACATTCTAAACTTGACTGAAAAAACTACAATGACACCTTGTCGGTAAACTTTTGATCCATTTTGTGTCGTTTCCGTGATAACGCATCAAGCTCCAGGCCTCAACGTCAATAGGATAACAGAGAAGGAAACTACAGGGGGGAATGTCCAAGGCAAACATGTTTTCATTCTCCAGAGAACTATAAGCACCACAGCTAGATCACCTCTCATTAAGCACCGCAGCCTTGCAGACTAAGCTCATACCACGAAAGGACGGTTAATATGTGATCGATAAGTTATGCAGCCACAAGATCAGGGGTCTCAGCCTCAACTGACAACAGTGTAGTGTGAACTTTTCCAACCCATGCGTCCAGCCGCTCGCGCAAGGCCTTCACCTGTGGAATTCCAAGTACTCTAGGCTGGACCCATGATACGTGAACTGTGCTGTCCACCTCATCGATTATCCCTTCTATAAGATGAACCTGCAGTGGAGAAAAATCATTAATGTTCCTGACGCACTGTTGACTGCATGAAAGCTGATACAGTAGCaactgaataaaaaatatttacatggaTCTGTAAGAAGTTGATATAACTTTATCTGTTTAGGCTGCCTAGATACCACCCTGCCTTTCAGTGTAAGAATTATGTACTTAAAATGATGTAAAAACAGAAACCGAAGTCTGGAAAAGATGGAAATAACTGTAACGAAGCTGATGCAATAGCACTAGGAATAGTGGATGATCCAATGCACAAACAAAGGCTCCCGTCGTTTCGCTTATTGGAAAAATAAGTCGTGTGGTTTAttagcaaccaaaaaaattatggataatttcttttatacaAGTGTCTATAGTGATGCAAAATcaaatgctataaaataaactacgaagaacaaaccacaaaatcaactccaaaattatgttttagaatttaaattttggcttataagcataagcataagtaataCGATGAGACAACATTAAGGTAAAAGGAATAGTAACATGTACTAACAATAAAAGAAACAGTGGTGTGAATTACAGGTCTAGTTGAACTGACAATGCACACTCGTAAGTCATTATTCACCACTAAAGGTTCACAAAACAAACCATAGAGAATCATTAAGTAAATTACAAGTCAAGAAAGGTGAGGAATTGAAAGCAGTAACAATGCATCACGGGTTATCAACAATCACCATTCTAGATACAGTTGTCACAAATTGGCAGCAACGTTCTGATGTCCAAGCTTAAAAACAATTCATGCATAACTACAATGTATTTCCATGAAAATGTAAAGAATGTcttatgaaaaatagaacatATGAAATGCAGTTACCGAGAGACTCTTCATAAGAAGATATTCCACATCACTGATAGAAAGCTTAGTGCGCTCAGCTATAACGCTTAATGGGATAGTTCTGTCTTCTGATGGTCGGCTACAATATGAAAAAGAACATGAGGAttagaagaaagaaaacaatagaATACGGAATATGTGGTGGCATAGAAAAGCAGTAACAAAACCATACCTAAAGATTATCTCCATCAGACACAGAATGTTGATCTTCTCTAGCAGTTTGCGTTCATTCTGCACCAAAGCTGGCTGCGCACTAAGAGCAGAATTGTGGACCCTGCAAAGTTCTTGGTAGAGAGCTAGGTTGCCAGTGTTGAATGCTTGCAACATATGATAGACCCACTCCACCTTGGTTCCAATAAGACTGTTGATCTAAGGATTACAAAGTAGCAATCAGAACAAAGATGAATCAAAGACATGCTGATATAGATTTAGGGGCCattcaaaagattttttatcttaaaaaaagcCACCTtggatatttttgtttggggTCTGGGCTTCCACAGGTCAATATTTTcatagcaaaaaaataaagtccaCTTAGGTTATGTTCAACTAAAAGATGGTTTGCCCTTAATGTACacaaaataaagtttatgCTGTTTCCATTTGAAGAAAATACAAAGTTTTCTCAATAACAATTCAGTGGTTCACAATTACATTATTTGACATTCAGCAAAAAGTGATCACAGgatttttcattgtttttattacattttatcatattaatattaacTGCATACATTCAACTCATGAAAATACTGCTGCTAATCTGGCAATAAATGTTATTAATCTGAGTAGAAAACAACAACCACAAAACCTAACTACTGTAGCATGCACACAACTATGTTGGGAGCCTTGTAGTTCACATAGAAAGCATAGtttgaacaaaaaaagaaatactgATTATTTGTGAGTGTGAGAACAAGCCACACGATATGTTTATAGAGGCAGGTGGAGTTAATGCCATGGTCAAGTACAGTAATCGACAAGCACAAATCATATGGATAAATCAAAGGTGAGCAGTGGGAACAAAGAAATCATGCCCAAGCAAAGTCTAACTTACAATTGGATGAGCTAATAGTTCCCCAAAGTTGTATATGTTATCACCAAGCAAGGCTGCAAGGGAGAGATCAAATGCCAAATCCTGACACATGACAGCATCAAAGAATAAATTATTGACATAATCGATTTGCAGAGAACAATGTTATTAAACTAGTGAAAGGAGGAAATGATTTATTTCTGTCCTGTAATTGGCATTGTTAATTGAACATACCAGCTTGAATGACTCAGAGAGTGATTCCACAGTAGTGTACGCCAGATAAAGAAGGGCATTCTTATAGAACTCAGCAAATTCTTGGCGAGCCTTATGGTACTGAGATGATATCCAGTAAAAGCTAGCATGGACTGTGGGATCCACATCAGTCATGCTATCAAGAGTGGATTTCCCTTCGTCCAAAAGCTTCTTGCACTCCTTTTGATCTCCCTTCTCAAGGTTAATTGCAGCAATCTGCATCTTGACGTAGAGAATGGGTTCATTGATGCGCCGTTCCCTTGTCTCACGCAATTTTGCTGTTACACCCTCGAGGAAACTAATAGCAGCATCCTTGTCAGGGTACTGGCGTGATGCAATGACCGCAAAGTGAGCAAGTTTGAGAAGATTGATCTTTGTCTCGAAATCAGAGATGAAATTGCTGTAGAGCTGTATGATTGTGTCACCGGTCTGTAGGATGATGAATGTCGTTAGAATtgcgaaagaaaaaaagaaagaccgCAGGATTGCACTTCAATTAAGACCCAAATAAGGTTGAAGTAatcaaatattgaaaaatcaGCTAAGGCCTTGTAATTTTCAGCTAAGCACGCTTCCCAGGCAGGCCACTaaacagtttttttacaaaaaaatctacagagaagtttcttttaaagaatcaaataaatcaatttttgaatattgtaatagttaatacttaattgCTAATTGAGTGACTTCTCCGATAAGTCTACACGAAGTGGTGCCTTCATCCGGCGGCCGGATCGGTATCTAATTTAGGCCGAATTAGGGTTCCATCCAACTTAGCCAGTGTTGAGTCGAattggtaattttttttaaaaaaaaaacgcggATAGGGTTTGCGGCGAGATCCGAATGGGGGCAGTAGCTAACCTAGAAAGGGCGCTACTTCCAAGAggaaaggggggggggggaggaggagcagagGAGCAGTGCAGACCTGGGCGGCGGGAAGTTGGAGGAAGTGGTCGAGCTTGAGGGTGAGCTGGTGCCAGAGCTTCCGCTGGTAGAGGTCGGCGAGGTCCGCGTAGGAATCGGCGAGGTCGGGGCGGGCCTGGCGCTGCGCCTCCACGTACTGCAGCGCCATGGAGGAGGGATCGAGGGGAGGGGATCTGTGCTGCACAGCCAACTCTCtcggaaggaggaggaggaggaggaaagcggcggcgtggggaaTTCCGGCGTGGGTTGGAGTGGGATTGCCGTGCGCTAGCCTGCTAGGCCAGCCACCGGGGTGAGGATGCAGACGACGACGCGGCCCGGCCCACCCTGGAACTACCATTCCATGTTAGGATTTATCCTCACTTTCTTTCAACTGTATAACTTAGTCCACCTTTTGGTGAAAATATCAGgtactccttccgttttataatgtaagacgttttagctatgcttagattcatctattaaccaatgtatattgtttatatatatgtctagattcattgatatctatataaatttaggatacGCTAGAACGTCTTacattttgaaacggaggtagtaagtATTATCTTAAAATGAGCATCACACaccttctctttctctccacTTTTTTTCCTTGGAAGTAAATACTTGGGTTACGACCCTCGGCACTAGGTTGTCCCAAGAAATTCAATGATATGAAACGATAACATGTTGTATGTCATACTAATgtaaaagaataaatataatgaCACGCATTGCAATATTCAATACTCCTTACCCCTTAGTAAACACTAAAGTATGAAATATAACAAGAAATATCAAGTGGAACAAGACCACATGAAAAGGGCTTGTTGAAACCAGATTCATGATATGTTATGGCACTTTGACGGCGTGTGGTTGTAGTGTGTCCTTCTTTGTGCACCCATGCAATACAACATGACGATACTAGACAAAAGCAATCGCCTAGATATTaccctttttatatattagttggtactttttaaaaaaaaccttatttCGAAACTAAACCCTAAAAACACTTTAACAAAAATAGGTCATAAGCTTAACGTCAATGTCCTTGACATTGAGGCTATACGCGTCAGCGCCAGCCACTTTGGCACTGACACCCTGCCAACATGGCCAATGAGCTATCTCACCCCGCCGACATATTAGATATCAACAACATTTTCACTAGCATTGAGGTTTATGCTCAGCGCTAGGGACATTGGCATTGAGGTAGGCCGAGCCACCTGACCCTGCAATTCATCCTTCTCCCTTCTTCCCCTTAGCCACCTTGTgctcctccccccccccctcctcctgaAATCTCCTCAAATCGAAGGTTATGTAGTGGGCATTGCATTGGAGATTGATTTGTAAGGTAAATCATCTAAAAAAACCCTAATCCCCATATGTTTCCCGCATTTTTTGAGTCTCTAGGTTAACCATGGGGCAGTTGAACGTGGCTCGGGATGTGGTGTAAATCAGGGAATGTAATGGTGTAGTTGTATATTGATGTTGGTATGGAGTATATCTATTGATTTTGCAAGTTTTGTACTATTATGCCATGGGTAAATTTGGGAGGGATGTATAGTGCCCTTCTATTGTAAATATTTGGATATTAATATTGATTCATGTTTATGTCGATAGGTATATATCTATACTGCAAATGGTAGATTTTTGCGAGAAAGAGTGTAGCTGATAGGTGGAGGATAACTAGTATAGGCAAATATCACACATGTTGTAGTGCGGAAGCATGTGGCAAGCACTTGTAGCTTACTTCGAGGTTTACTGGTAACATGTTACAGGTATTTGTCTGAGTTAAACCTACTTTGTCTCCTATAGTTGCTCACCGTTGGGTACACGCGTTGTCACCTTTGTTgcccctcctttttttttgctggggTTGGGacgggagagagaaaaagggagggaggggcgCTCACTACTAGGCGCATGCGACATCGCCGCTCGGCTCTGTCGCTCCTCCTTTTTTCGCTA
This is a stretch of genomic DNA from Oryza brachyantha chromosome 1, ObraRS2, whole genome shotgun sequence. It encodes these proteins:
- the LOC102714780 gene encoding 26S proteasome non-ATPase regulatory subunit 13 homolog B-like, with translation MALQYVEAQRQARPDLADSYADLADLYQRKLWHQLTLKLDHFLQLPAAQTGDTIIQLYSNFISDFETKINLLKLAHFAVIASRQYPDKDAAISFLEGVTAKLRETRERRINEPILYVKMQIAAINLEKGDQKECKKLLDEGKSTLDSMTDVDPTVHASFYWISSQYHKARQEFAEFYKNALLYLAYTTVESLSESFKLDLAFDLSLAALLGDNIYNFGELLAHPIINSLIGTKVEWVYHMLQAFNTGNLALYQELCRVHNSALSAQPALVQNERKLLEKINILCLMEIIFSRPSEDRTIPLSVIAERTKLSISDVEYLLMKSLSVHLIEGIIDEVDSTVHVSWVQPRVLGIPQVKALRERLDAWVGKVHTTLLSVEAETPDLVAA